A stretch of DNA from Lysinibacillus sp. B2A1:
CAAAAAATCAGGATACAGAAGGCATCTTCTATCTTTGCCCTGGGGGTGGACAAGAGCATGGAGAAACGTTTCACACAGCATTGAAAAGAGAATGTATTGAAGAAATTGGCTATTCAGTTACCATAGGAGAGCTTCTTTTTATTCGTGAGTATATCGGAAAAAACCACGAACATGCAGCATCCGATGGTCATGTACACCAAGTCGAATTTTATTTTCTATGTCACTCAATAGATCAAACACAATCTCCAACAAATCCTGATTGTTATCAAATTGGCGTTGAATGGGTACCTATTGAACATCTTTTAGAATATCGAATATATCCAAAGGAATTAATACCCTATCTACAACAATTTGCTACAGGGAAAAAATCCACCATCTATCTAGGGGATATTAATTAAAATAAGGCTGTCGAAACAATTAGACAGCCTGATTTTGTGCTAATCAAGTAATTTTACCATTGTATAATAGCTACTACCAGGTGGGTAATCTTTTATTTCACCAACAACCTGGTAGCCTCTTTGCTCATAAAATGTACGTGCTTGAAACTCATATGTAGTTAACAATGCTCTTGTTGCACCCATTTCCTTGGCTGTTTTTTCTGCTTTGTCTAATAACTGCCCACCGATACCTCTTCCACGGTAATCTTTACTAAACCAAAACTTATTAATTTCAACCCATCCCCAATAAACCTCTGCCGTGATACCACCAATCCATTGTTGCTTGTTGTCAGTGACGATAAGATTTAATGGACGAATAGAATCCTTTTGTCTGCTTTCCTGATGGTATAGTGAATGTTCATCATTATATTCGCGGATTTTGGTATTTAAAAAATTAGTGAAATCATCATGCTTCTCTTGTAAAATTTCTACTTGATAGTCCATCCAATTCTCCTTTCAATCCTGGTAACGCTTCATTAACTTATCTTGATGCGCGTTGAAAATTTCTTCTAAGGAAATATCATATTTATTAGCGATTACAATAATATTCCCTAAAACATCTCCAAGCTCCTCTATTAACTCTTGTTTATTTTCTTCATATGATTGAATCTTTTCATCTGGTCTGTCTCTACCAATTTCTAAGGCTCGAATAGCTCTTGCCACTTCTCCTGTTTCTTCAGCGAGAAAACCTATACGGGTAAAAATATTCAATTCAGACCATCCACGCGTATCATAGTATTCCTTTATCCATTGCTGAAATTCATTTAATTTCATTTTTCAGACCTCCATTTCTTTCCTCACAAAATTAAATTATACTATATTATGAAGCTTCTATCAGTGGACAGTTTTTCTCGCTAGAATAGAACGAAATACAGGTAGTTTTTTACTTTTGTTATATTTTGAAATATTCCCTGTTTAATCGGATGAAATAATCTAATGTGATTTGGAGGAGCAATTATGAATAGTATTGCAGTATTTTGTGGATCAAGTATTGGTGCTTCAGAAATCTATCGTGAAGGGGCTATTCAACTTGGTAAGGAATTAGCCAAGCGACAAATTACCTTAATTTATGGTGGAGCCAGTGTTGGAATCATGGGTACAGTTGCAGATACAGTTTTGCAGGAAGGCGGTAAGGTCATTGGCGTTATTCCTACACTACTGGAAGAACGAGAAATTTCACATAAGCATTTAACAGAGCTGATTGTGGTCAATACAATGCATGAACGAAAAAGCAAAATGATGGAGCTAGCTGATGGCTTTATCGCATTACCTGGTGGACCTGGTACATTAGAAGAGTTATTTGAAGTATTTACATGGAATCAAATTGGTCTTCATCAAAAGCCATGTGGCATTTTGAATATTCATCATTATTATGATTTACTTATTACGTTCTTTGACCATATGCAGAATGAGCAATTTTTACAAGCGCATAATCGTGATACATTGCTAGTTGATGACAATGTAGCGGCACTCTTAAATAAATGCGCTGCCTATGTGCCACCCG
This window harbors:
- a CDS encoding TIGR00730 family Rossman fold protein, with the translated sequence MNSIAVFCGSSIGASEIYREGAIQLGKELAKRQITLIYGGASVGIMGTVADTVLQEGGKVIGVIPTLLEEREISHKHLTELIVVNTMHERKSKMMELADGFIALPGGPGTLEELFEVFTWNQIGLHQKPCGILNIHHYYDLLITFFDHMQNEQFLQAHNRDTLLVDDNVAALLNKCAAYVPPAVKTYQLSK
- a CDS encoding N-acetyltransferase — encoded protein: MDYQVEILQEKHDDFTNFLNTKIREYNDEHSLYHQESRQKDSIRPLNLIVTDNKQQWIGGITAEVYWGWVEINKFWFSKDYRGRGIGGQLLDKAEKTAKEMGATRALLTTYEFQARTFYEQRGYQVVGEIKDYPPGSSYYTMVKLLD
- a CDS encoding NUDIX hydrolase, coding for MSIRNSIKAIIIENDKILLTKNQDTEGIFYLCPGGGQEHGETFHTALKRECIEEIGYSVTIGELLFIREYIGKNHEHAASDGHVHQVEFYFLCHSIDQTQSPTNPDCYQIGVEWVPIEHLLEYRIYPKELIPYLQQFATGKKSTIYLGDIN